A window of the Nitrospirota bacterium genome harbors these coding sequences:
- a CDS encoding SAP domain-containing protein — protein MTLKEVKGIAKSKGIKVVGNMKKENIIRAIQRAEGNFDCFGTAKNGICDQVNCLWMEDCLKLK, from the coding sequence ATGACACTCAAAGAAGTCAAAGGGATTGCAAAATCTAAAGGCATAAAAGTAGTTGGTAATATGAAAAAAGAAAATATTATACGTGCTATACAGAGAGCAGAAGGAAATTTTGACTGTTTTGGCACAGCGAAAAACGGTATTTGCGATCAGGTAAATTGCCTCTGGATGGAAGACTGTTTAAAATTAAAATAG